A stretch of the Oncorhynchus clarkii lewisi isolate Uvic-CL-2024 chromosome 9, UVic_Ocla_1.0, whole genome shotgun sequence genome encodes the following:
- the LOC139416953 gene encoding tumor protein D54-like isoform X1, with protein sequence MDPVGQDINLNSPNKGLGPAGGVDSLTEGGAMGVAAVNTLPPGLTEEEAEELYSDLAKVEEEINTLRQVLLAKEKHSADLKRKLGLSPLNELKQNLAKGWQDVQTSNAYVRTTEKLGEWNEKVTGSELYLTASETLDGIAQSEAYKKTSETLSVAGQKTTAAFSTMGTVLSRKLGDMRNSPTFKSFEDKVGNIKYMVVGPRGNGEAVQSPTETNPVQDNAPF encoded by the exons ATGGACCCCGTTGGTCAAG ACATCAACCTGAACTCCCCCAACAAGGGCCTTGGTCCCGCAGGAGGAGTAGACTCCCTAACGGAGGGGGGAGCCATGGGAGTAGCAGCCGTCAACACGCTGCCCCCAGGGCTCACAGAGGAAGAGGCCGAGGAGCTCTACTCTGATCTAGCCAAG GTGGAGGAGGAGATCAACACCCTGAGACAGGTGCTCCTGGCCAAAGAGAAGCATTCTGCTGATCTGAAGAGGAAGCTGGGGCTGAGCCCCCTCAACGAGCTCAAACAGAACCTCGCCAAGGGGTGGCAGGATGTCCAGACCTCCAATGC CTATGTCAGAACCACTGAGAAACTTGGCGAGTGGAATGAGAAAGTTACCGGTTCAGAGTT ATATCTGACAGCGTCTGAAACTTTGGATGGCATTGCCCAATCTGAAGC GTATAAGAAGACTTCTGAGACCCTGTCTGTGGCTGGACAGAAGACCACTGCTGCCTTCTCCACCATGGGCACTGTCCTCAGCAGGAAACTGGGAGACATGAG AAACTCTCCTACCTTCAAGTCGTTCGAGGACAAAGTTGGGAACATCAAG TACATGGTGGTTGGACCCAGAGGTAACGGAGAAGCTGTCCAGTCCCCGACCGAAACTAACCCCGTTCAGGACAACGCACCCTTCTGA
- the LOC139416953 gene encoding tumor protein D54-like isoform X3 — protein sequence MDPVGQDINLNSPNKGLGPAGGVDSLTEGGAMGVAAVNTLPPGLTEEEAEELYSDLAKVEEEINTLRQVLLAKEKHSADLKRKLGLSPLNELKQNLAKGWQDVQTSNAYLTASETLDGIAQSEAYKKTSETLSVAGQKTTAAFSTMGTVLSRKLGDMRNSPTFKSFEDKVGNIKYMVVGPRGNGEAVQSPTETNPVQDNAPF from the exons ATGGACCCCGTTGGTCAAG ACATCAACCTGAACTCCCCCAACAAGGGCCTTGGTCCCGCAGGAGGAGTAGACTCCCTAACGGAGGGGGGAGCCATGGGAGTAGCAGCCGTCAACACGCTGCCCCCAGGGCTCACAGAGGAAGAGGCCGAGGAGCTCTACTCTGATCTAGCCAAG GTGGAGGAGGAGATCAACACCCTGAGACAGGTGCTCCTGGCCAAAGAGAAGCATTCTGCTGATCTGAAGAGGAAGCTGGGGCTGAGCCCCCTCAACGAGCTCAAACAGAACCTCGCCAAGGGGTGGCAGGATGTCCAGACCTCCAATGC ATATCTGACAGCGTCTGAAACTTTGGATGGCATTGCCCAATCTGAAGC GTATAAGAAGACTTCTGAGACCCTGTCTGTGGCTGGACAGAAGACCACTGCTGCCTTCTCCACCATGGGCACTGTCCTCAGCAGGAAACTGGGAGACATGAG AAACTCTCCTACCTTCAAGTCGTTCGAGGACAAAGTTGGGAACATCAAG TACATGGTGGTTGGACCCAGAGGTAACGGAGAAGCTGTCCAGTCCCCGACCGAAACTAACCCCGTTCAGGACAACGCACCCTTCTGA
- the LOC139416953 gene encoding tumor protein D54-like isoform X5 — MDPVGQDINLNSPNKGLGPAGGVDSLTEGGAMGVAAVNTLPPGLTEEEAEELYSDLAKVEEEINTLRQVLLAKEKHSADLKRKLGLSPLNELKQNLAKGWQDVQTSNAYKKTSETLSVAGQKTTAAFSTMGTVLSRKLGDMRNSPTFKSFEDKVGNIKYMVVGPRGNGEAVQSPTETNPVQDNAPF; from the exons ATGGACCCCGTTGGTCAAG ACATCAACCTGAACTCCCCCAACAAGGGCCTTGGTCCCGCAGGAGGAGTAGACTCCCTAACGGAGGGGGGAGCCATGGGAGTAGCAGCCGTCAACACGCTGCCCCCAGGGCTCACAGAGGAAGAGGCCGAGGAGCTCTACTCTGATCTAGCCAAG GTGGAGGAGGAGATCAACACCCTGAGACAGGTGCTCCTGGCCAAAGAGAAGCATTCTGCTGATCTGAAGAGGAAGCTGGGGCTGAGCCCCCTCAACGAGCTCAAACAGAACCTCGCCAAGGGGTGGCAGGATGTCCAGACCTCCAATGC GTATAAGAAGACTTCTGAGACCCTGTCTGTGGCTGGACAGAAGACCACTGCTGCCTTCTCCACCATGGGCACTGTCCTCAGCAGGAAACTGGGAGACATGAG AAACTCTCCTACCTTCAAGTCGTTCGAGGACAAAGTTGGGAACATCAAG TACATGGTGGTTGGACCCAGAGGTAACGGAGAAGCTGTCCAGTCCCCGACCGAAACTAACCCCGTTCAGGACAACGCACCCTTCTGA
- the LOC139416953 gene encoding tumor protein D54-like isoform X2: MDPVGQDINLNSPNKGLGPAGGVDSLTEGGAMGVAAVNTLPPGLTEEEAEELYSDLAKVEEEINTLRQVLLAKEKHSADLKRKLGLSPLNELKQNLAKGWQDVQTSNAYVRTTEKLGEWNEKVTGSELYKKTSETLSVAGQKTTAAFSTMGTVLSRKLGDMRNSPTFKSFEDKVGNIKYMVVGPRGNGEAVQSPTETNPVQDNAPF, translated from the exons ATGGACCCCGTTGGTCAAG ACATCAACCTGAACTCCCCCAACAAGGGCCTTGGTCCCGCAGGAGGAGTAGACTCCCTAACGGAGGGGGGAGCCATGGGAGTAGCAGCCGTCAACACGCTGCCCCCAGGGCTCACAGAGGAAGAGGCCGAGGAGCTCTACTCTGATCTAGCCAAG GTGGAGGAGGAGATCAACACCCTGAGACAGGTGCTCCTGGCCAAAGAGAAGCATTCTGCTGATCTGAAGAGGAAGCTGGGGCTGAGCCCCCTCAACGAGCTCAAACAGAACCTCGCCAAGGGGTGGCAGGATGTCCAGACCTCCAATGC CTATGTCAGAACCACTGAGAAACTTGGCGAGTGGAATGAGAAAGTTACCGGTTCAGAGTT GTATAAGAAGACTTCTGAGACCCTGTCTGTGGCTGGACAGAAGACCACTGCTGCCTTCTCCACCATGGGCACTGTCCTCAGCAGGAAACTGGGAGACATGAG AAACTCTCCTACCTTCAAGTCGTTCGAGGACAAAGTTGGGAACATCAAG TACATGGTGGTTGGACCCAGAGGTAACGGAGAAGCTGTCCAGTCCCCGACCGAAACTAACCCCGTTCAGGACAACGCACCCTTCTGA
- the LOC139416953 gene encoding tumor protein D54-like isoform X7, translating into MDPVGQDINLNSPNKGLGPAGGVDSLTEGGAMGVAAVNTLPPGLTEEEAEELYSDLAKVEEEINTLRQVLLAKEKHSADLKRKLGLSPLNELKQNLAKGWQDVQTSNAYLTASETLDGIAQSEAYKKTSETLSVAGQKTTAAFSTMGTVLSRKLGDMRNSPTFKSFEDKVGNIKLG; encoded by the exons ATGGACCCCGTTGGTCAAG ACATCAACCTGAACTCCCCCAACAAGGGCCTTGGTCCCGCAGGAGGAGTAGACTCCCTAACGGAGGGGGGAGCCATGGGAGTAGCAGCCGTCAACACGCTGCCCCCAGGGCTCACAGAGGAAGAGGCCGAGGAGCTCTACTCTGATCTAGCCAAG GTGGAGGAGGAGATCAACACCCTGAGACAGGTGCTCCTGGCCAAAGAGAAGCATTCTGCTGATCTGAAGAGGAAGCTGGGGCTGAGCCCCCTCAACGAGCTCAAACAGAACCTCGCCAAGGGGTGGCAGGATGTCCAGACCTCCAATGC ATATCTGACAGCGTCTGAAACTTTGGATGGCATTGCCCAATCTGAAGC GTATAAGAAGACTTCTGAGACCCTGTCTGTGGCTGGACAGAAGACCACTGCTGCCTTCTCCACCATGGGCACTGTCCTCAGCAGGAAACTGGGAGACATGAG AAACTCTCCTACCTTCAAGTCGTTCGAGGACAAAGTTGGGAACATCAAG TTGGGCTGA
- the LOC139416953 gene encoding tumor protein D54-like isoform X4, with protein MDPVGQDINLNSPNKGLGPAGGVDSLTEGGAMGVAAVNTLPPGLTEEEAEELYSDLAKVEEEINTLRQVLLAKEKHSADLKRKLGLSPLNELKQNLAKGWQDVQTSNAYVRTTEKLGEWNEKVTGSELYLTASETLDGIAQSEAYKKTSETLSVAGQKTTAAFSTMGTVLSRKLGDMRNSPTFKSFEDKVGNIKLG; from the exons ATGGACCCCGTTGGTCAAG ACATCAACCTGAACTCCCCCAACAAGGGCCTTGGTCCCGCAGGAGGAGTAGACTCCCTAACGGAGGGGGGAGCCATGGGAGTAGCAGCCGTCAACACGCTGCCCCCAGGGCTCACAGAGGAAGAGGCCGAGGAGCTCTACTCTGATCTAGCCAAG GTGGAGGAGGAGATCAACACCCTGAGACAGGTGCTCCTGGCCAAAGAGAAGCATTCTGCTGATCTGAAGAGGAAGCTGGGGCTGAGCCCCCTCAACGAGCTCAAACAGAACCTCGCCAAGGGGTGGCAGGATGTCCAGACCTCCAATGC CTATGTCAGAACCACTGAGAAACTTGGCGAGTGGAATGAGAAAGTTACCGGTTCAGAGTT ATATCTGACAGCGTCTGAAACTTTGGATGGCATTGCCCAATCTGAAGC GTATAAGAAGACTTCTGAGACCCTGTCTGTGGCTGGACAGAAGACCACTGCTGCCTTCTCCACCATGGGCACTGTCCTCAGCAGGAAACTGGGAGACATGAG AAACTCTCCTACCTTCAAGTCGTTCGAGGACAAAGTTGGGAACATCAAG TTGGGCTGA
- the LOC139416953 gene encoding tumor protein D54-like isoform X8: MDPVGQDINLNSPNKGLGPAGGVDSLTEGGAMGVAAVNTLPPGLTEEEAEELYSDLAKVEEEINTLRQVLLAKEKHSADLKRKLGLSPLNELKQNLAKGWQDVQTSNAYKKTSETLSVAGQKTTAAFSTMGTVLSRKLGDMRNSPTFKSFEDKVGNIKLG, translated from the exons ATGGACCCCGTTGGTCAAG ACATCAACCTGAACTCCCCCAACAAGGGCCTTGGTCCCGCAGGAGGAGTAGACTCCCTAACGGAGGGGGGAGCCATGGGAGTAGCAGCCGTCAACACGCTGCCCCCAGGGCTCACAGAGGAAGAGGCCGAGGAGCTCTACTCTGATCTAGCCAAG GTGGAGGAGGAGATCAACACCCTGAGACAGGTGCTCCTGGCCAAAGAGAAGCATTCTGCTGATCTGAAGAGGAAGCTGGGGCTGAGCCCCCTCAACGAGCTCAAACAGAACCTCGCCAAGGGGTGGCAGGATGTCCAGACCTCCAATGC GTATAAGAAGACTTCTGAGACCCTGTCTGTGGCTGGACAGAAGACCACTGCTGCCTTCTCCACCATGGGCACTGTCCTCAGCAGGAAACTGGGAGACATGAG AAACTCTCCTACCTTCAAGTCGTTCGAGGACAAAGTTGGGAACATCAAG TTGGGCTGA
- the LOC139416953 gene encoding tumor protein D54-like isoform X6: MDPVGQDINLNSPNKGLGPAGGVDSLTEGGAMGVAAVNTLPPGLTEEEAEELYSDLAKVEEEINTLRQVLLAKEKHSADLKRKLGLSPLNELKQNLAKGWQDVQTSNAYVRTTEKLGEWNEKVTGSELYKKTSETLSVAGQKTTAAFSTMGTVLSRKLGDMRNSPTFKSFEDKVGNIKLG; encoded by the exons ATGGACCCCGTTGGTCAAG ACATCAACCTGAACTCCCCCAACAAGGGCCTTGGTCCCGCAGGAGGAGTAGACTCCCTAACGGAGGGGGGAGCCATGGGAGTAGCAGCCGTCAACACGCTGCCCCCAGGGCTCACAGAGGAAGAGGCCGAGGAGCTCTACTCTGATCTAGCCAAG GTGGAGGAGGAGATCAACACCCTGAGACAGGTGCTCCTGGCCAAAGAGAAGCATTCTGCTGATCTGAAGAGGAAGCTGGGGCTGAGCCCCCTCAACGAGCTCAAACAGAACCTCGCCAAGGGGTGGCAGGATGTCCAGACCTCCAATGC CTATGTCAGAACCACTGAGAAACTTGGCGAGTGGAATGAGAAAGTTACCGGTTCAGAGTT GTATAAGAAGACTTCTGAGACCCTGTCTGTGGCTGGACAGAAGACCACTGCTGCCTTCTCCACCATGGGCACTGTCCTCAGCAGGAAACTGGGAGACATGAG AAACTCTCCTACCTTCAAGTCGTTCGAGGACAAAGTTGGGAACATCAAG TTGGGCTGA